The Methanobacteriaceae archaeon genome includes a region encoding these proteins:
- the hisG gene encoding ATP phosphoribosyltransferase — MKIKIAIPSKGRISEPSINILEKAGLGLIDKNNRKLISKTFNENIEVMFARASDIPKFVNNGVADMGITGVDLINESEAEVAELLDLRFGQTKLVLAAPEESDIKSADDITEDMIVATEFPVLTRKYLNEKGLDLKIIKLSGSTEAAPFIGIADLITDLTSTGTTLKMNHLKIIDNILDSTIKLIANKESLETRSELIEAVSTSIKGVLDADRKKLIMMNVKDDDLNNVKKVMPSMGGLTISEVLSDEKTVAVQAVIDEKEVFELVNDLRNAGAKDILVVPIERII; from the coding sequence ATGAAAATAAAAATTGCAATACCTTCAAAAGGAAGAATAAGTGAACCATCTATAAACATATTAGAAAAAGCTGGTTTAGGATTAATTGACAAAAATAACAGGAAATTAATTTCTAAAACATTTAATGAAAATATAGAAGTTATGTTTGCAAGAGCATCTGATATTCCTAAATTTGTAAACAATGGAGTTGCAGATATGGGAATAACCGGTGTTGATTTAATTAATGAAAGTGAAGCAGAAGTTGCTGAATTACTTGATTTAAGATTTGGACAAACCAAATTAGTTTTAGCAGCTCCTGAAGAATCAGACATTAAATCTGCTGATGATATCACAGAAGATATGATAGTTGCAACTGAGTTTCCAGTGTTAACCAGAAAATACCTAAATGAAAAAGGATTAGACTTAAAAATCATTAAATTAAGTGGATCAACTGAAGCAGCTCCATTTATTGGAATTGCAGATTTAATAACAGATTTAACAAGTACTGGTACAACATTAAAAATGAATCATCTAAAAATCATCGACAACATCTTAGACAGTACAATCAAACTTATTGCTAATAAAGAAAGTTTAGAAACAAGAAGTGAATTGATTGAAGCTGTAAGTACAAGTATTAAAGGTGTTCTTGATGCTGATCGTAAAAAATTAATCATGATGAACGTTAAAGATGATGATTTAAATAACGTTAAAAAAGTAATGCCTTCAATGGGTGGTTTAACCATTTCAGAAGTATTATCTGATGAAAAAACCGTTGCAGTACAAGCAGTAATTGATGAAAAAGAAGTATTTGAACTTGTAAATGATTTAAGAAATGCTGGTGCAAAAGACATTCTTGTAGTGCCTATTGAAAGAATAATATGA